The DNA window AGTGGTCAtttggtcactcagtggtcagtggtcactcaggggtgactcagggtcactcagtggtcactcagtggtcactctggtcactcagtggtcagtgcagggtcagtggtcactcagtggtcactctggtcactctgtggtcactctgtggtcactgtggtcactcagtggtcaatcagtggtcactgtggtcactcagtggtcattTGGacactcagtggtcagtggtcactcagggtcactcagtggtcactcagtggtcactcagtggtcactcagtggtcactctggtcactcagtggtcagtggtcactcagtggtcagttggtcactcagggtcactcagtggtcactcaggggtcactcagtggtcactctgtggtcactctgatcgctctgtggtcactcagtggtcactctgtggtcagtgTATGGTCAGTGGTCGTTGAGTGGTCACTCAGTGCTCACTCTGGTCACTCATTGGTTactcagtggtcagttggtcactcagtgatcagtggtcactcagtggtcactctgtgatcactctggtcactctgtggtcactctgatcgctctgtggtcactgtggtcactcagcggtccactgtggtcactctgtggtcactcaggtaGTGGACATCATGCGGGTGAACGTGGACAAGGTCCTGGAGCGTGACCAGAAGCTgttggtcactctgtggtcactctgtggtcactcagtggtcactgtggtcactcagtggccactcattggtcactctggtcactcagtggtcactcagggtcagtgtagggtcagtggtcactcagtggtcactgtggtcactcagggtcactccgTGGTCACTCaatggtcactctgtggtcactgtggtcactctgtggtcactcagtggtcactcattggtcactctggtcactcagtggtcactcagggtcactcagtggtcactcagtggtcactcagtggtcactctgtggtcactcagtgctCAGTGtagggtcagtggtcactcagtgtcactcagtggtcagtgtggtcactgtggtcactcagcgGTCACTCAGTGGTCTCTCTGGTAACTCaatggtcagtggtcactcagtggtcactgtggtcacacTGATCccctctgtggtcactctggtcacacagtggtcagttggtcactcagtggtcactcagcgGTCAGTGtagggtcagtggtcactcagtggtcactcagtggtcagtgtagggtcagtggtcactcagtggtcactcagtggtcagtgtcagggtcagtggtcactcagtggtcactcagtggtcactctgtggtcactgtggtcactcagtggtcactgtagagtcagtggtcactcagtggtcactctgatcgctctgtggtcactcagtggtcactctgtggtcactcaggtaGTGGACATCATGCGGGTGAACGTGGACAAGGTCCTGGAGCGTGACCAGAAGCTgttggtcactctgtggtcactctgatcgctctgtggtcactctgatcgctctgtggtcactgtggtcactctgtggtcactgtggtcactcagtggtcactcagtggtcactctgtggtcactcaggtaGTGGACATCATGCGGGTGAACGTGGACAAGGTCCTGGAGCGTGACCAGAagctgtggtcactctgtggtcactctgtggtcactctgatcgctctgtggtcactgtggtcactcagtgggTCACTCTGATcgctctgtggtcactcagtggtcactgtggtcactctgtggtcactcaggtaGTGGACATCATGCGGGTGAACGTGGACAAGGTCCTGGAGCGTGACCAGAAGCTgttggtcactcagtggtcactctgatcGCTCTGTGGTCACCTCTGATcgctctgtggtcactcagtggtcactgtggtcactctgtggtcactcaggtaGTGGACATCATGCGGGTGACGTGGACAAGGGTCCTGGAGCGTGACCAGAAGCTgttggtcactctgtggtcactctgatcgctctgtggtcactctgatggctcagtggtcactctgtggtcactctgatcgctctgtggtcactctgatggctctgtggtcactctgtggtcactaagtggtcactcagggtcactcagtggtcactcagtggtcagtgtaGGGtcatggtcactcagtggtcactcagtggtcactctgtggtcactgctgattgctctgtggtcactcagtggtcactgtggtcactctgtggtcactcagtggtcactcagtggtcagtgtagggtcagtggtcactcagttcactcagtggtcagtgtaggtcagtggtcactcagtggtcactcagtggtcactgtggtcactctgtggtcactcagtggtcactcagtggtcactgtggtcactcagtggtcactgagtggtcactcagtggtcagtgtagggtcagtggtcactcagtggtcactcagtggtcagtgtagggtcagtggtcactcagtggtcactcagtggtcactctggtcactctgatcactctgtggtcactcagtggtcactcagtgtccctcagtggtcactctggtcactcagtggtcactcagcggtcactctggtcactctggtcactcagtggtcactctgtggtcactctgatcgctctgtggtcactcagtggtcactgtggtcactgtggtcactcagcgGTCACTGTGGTCaactctgtggtcactcagggtcatcagtggtcagtggtcagtcaGTGGTcagtcagtggtcagtggtcactcagtggtcactcagtggtcactcagtggtcagtgtagggtcagtggtcactcagcgGTCACTCAATGGTCACTGtagggtcagtggtcactcagtggaCACTCActggtcagttggtcactcagtgtcactctggtcactcaggggtcactcagtggtcactcagtggtcactcagggtcatcagggtcactcagggtcactcagtggtcactcagtggtcagttggtcactcatTGGTTACTCTGGTCACTATGGTCACTCTgatcactcagtggtcactcagtggtcactctgtggtcactctgatcactctgtggtcactcagtggtcagtgtagggtcagtggtcactctgtggtcactcagtggtcactgtggtcactctgtggtcactctgatcgctctgtggtcactctgatcgctctgtggtcactgtggtcactcagtggtcactgtggtcactctgtggtcactcaggtaGTGGACATCATGCGGGTGAACGTGGACAAGGTCCTGGAGCGTGACAGAAGCTgttggtcactctgtggtcactcagtggtcagtgtagggtcagtggtcactctgtggtcactcagtggtcagtgtaggtcagtggtcactcagtggtcactcagtggtcaggCAGCGGTCAGTGTAGGGTCatgtcactcagtggtcactcagttGTCAGTGtagggtcagtggtcactcagtggtcgctcagtggtcactcagtggtcactcagggtcactcagggtcactcagtggtcagtggtcactcagtggtcactctgtggtcactcagtggtcagtgtagggtcagtggtcactcagtggtcactcagggtcactcagtggtcagtgtagggtcagtggtcactctgtggtcactctgatcgctctgtggtcactctgtggtcactcagtgtcactcagtggtcactctggtcactcagtggtcactcagtggtcagtggtaACACTGGTCaatggtcactcagtggtcactcagtagtcagtggtcactcagtggtcactcagtggtcactcagtggtcactgtagggtcagtggtcactcagtggtcactctgatcactcagtggtcactcagtggtcactgtagggtcagtggtcactcagtggtcactcagtggtcactcaatggtcactgtggtcactcagggtcagtggtcactgtggtcactcagtggtcactcagtggtcactgtggtcactctgtggtcactctgatcgctctgtggtcactcagtggtcactgtggtcactctgtggtcactcaggtaGTGGACATCATGCGGGTGAACGTGGACAAGGTCCTGGAGCGTGACCAGAAGCTgttggtcactctgtggtcactctgatcACTCAGcggtcactgtggtcactcagtggtcactcagtggtcactcagtggtcactctgtggtcactcaggtaGTGGACATCATGCGGGTGAACGTGGACAAGGTCCTGGAGCGTGACCAGAAGCTgttggtcactctgtggtcgctctgtggtcactcattggtcagtgtggtcactcagtggtcagtgtagggtcagtggtcactcagtggtcactgtggtcactctgtggtcactctggtcactcagtggtcactctgtggtcactctgatcactctgtggtcactgtggtcactgtggtcactcagtggtcagtgtagggtcagtggtcactcagtggtcactcagtggtcagtgtagggtcagtggtcactcagtggtcactcagtggtcagtttagggtcagtggtcactcagcggtcactgtagggtcagtggtcactcagtggtcagtggtcactcagtggtcactcagtggtcactcagtggtcactgtggtcactcagtggtcactctaTGGTCACTGTAaggtcagtggtcactcagtggtcactcagtggtcactctgatcACTCTGATTgctctgtggtcactgtggtcactcagtggtcactctgtggtcactcaggtaGTGGACATCATGCGGTGAACGTGGACAAGGTCCTGGAGCGTGACCAGAAGCTgttggtcactctgtggtcactctgatcgctctgtggtcactctgatcgctctgtggtcactcagcggtcactgtggtcactctgtggtcactcaggtaGTGGACATCATGCGGGTGAACGTGGACAAGGTCCTGGAGCGTGACCAGAAGCTgttggtcactctgtggtcactctgatcactctgtggtcactctgatcgctctgtggtcactctgatcgctctgtggtcactgtggtcactcagtggtcactcagtggtcactcagtgatCACCCAACgttcagtggtcactctgtggtcactctgtggtcactcagtggtcactctgtggtcactctgtggtcactcactggtcactctgtggtcactgtggtcactctgtggtcactttCTGatcactctgtggtcactgtggtcactcagtggtcactctgtggtcactcagtaGTGGACATCATGCGGGTGAACGTGGACAAGGTCCTGGAGCGTGACCAGAAGCTgttggtcactctgtggtcactctgatcgctctgtggtcactgtggtcactcagtggtcactcagtggtcactgtggtcactctgtggtcactcaggtaGTGGACATCATGCGGGTGAACGTGGACAAGGTCCTGGAGCGTGACCAGAAGCTgttggtcactctgtggtcactctgatcgctctgtggtcactctgattgctctgtggtcactctgatggctcagtggtcactctgtggtcactcaggtaGTGGACATCATGCGGGTGAACGTGGACAAGGTCCTGGAGCGTGACCAGAAGCTgttggtcactctgtggtcactctgatcgctctgtggtcactctgatcgctctgtggtcactcagtggtcacctgtggtcactcaggTAGTGGACATCATGCGGTGAACGTGGACAAGGTCCTGGAGCGTGACCAGAAGCTgttggtcactctgtggtcactctgatcgctctgtggtcactctgatggctctgtggtcactcagtggtcactctgtggtcactcaggtaGTGGACATCATGCGGGTGAACGTGGACAAGGTCCTGGAGCGTGACCAGAAGCTgttggtcactctgtggtcactcagtggtcagtgtagggtcagtggtcactgtggtcactgtggtcactctgtggtcactcaggtaGTGGACATCATGCGGGTGAACGTGGACAAGGTCCTGGAGCGTGACCAGAAGCTgttggtcactctgtggtcactctgatcgctctgtggtcactgtggtcactcagtggtcactcagtggtcactgtggtcactctgtggtcactcaggtaGTGGACATCATGCGGTGAACGTGGACAAGGTCCTGGAGCGTGACCAGAAGCTgttggtcactctgtggtcactctgatcgctctgtggtcactctgatcgctctgtggtcactgtggtcactctgtggtcactcaggtgGTGGACATCATGCGGGTGAACGTGGACAAGGTCCTGGAGCGTGACCAGAAGCTgttggtcactctgtggtcactctgatccctctgtggtcactcagtggtcactcagcggtcactgtggtcactctgtggtcactcaggtaGTGGACATCATGCGGGTGAACGTGGACAAGGTCCTGGAGCGTGACCAGAAGCTgttggtcactctgtggtcactctgatcgctctgtggtcactctgatcgctctgtggtcactctggtcactcagtggtcactctgtggtcactcaggtaGTGGACATCATGCGGGTGAACGTGGACAAGGTCCTGGAGCGTGACCAGAAGCTGTCCGAGCTGGACGATCGCGCCGACGCGCTCCAGGCCGGCGCCTCCCAGTTCGAGACCAGCGCCGCCAAACTCAAGCGCAAGTACTGGTGGAAGAACCTCAAGGTAACgaaaatacccaaaaacacccaaaaatgggaaaattgaaccaaaaatgggcaaaattgacacaaaaatgacaaaaattgacacaaaaatggaaaaatttgacccaaaatctgagaaaatCGACCAGAAAATGGCCAAGAACGACCAAAATAGACCCAAAAACGGCCAAAATCGAcccaaaaatggccaaaatcGACCCAAAAATGGCGAAAATCGACCCAAAAATGGCGAAAATCGAcccaaaaatggacaaaatttacccaaaaatggcaaaaaacgGCCAAAATTACCCCCAAAACGACCCAAAACCGTCAAAATGGtcaaaaaccagcccaaaaatggccaaaaacGACCCAAAATGGCGAAAATCGacccaaaaatggaaaaatggacccaaaatcAGAGAAATCGACCCCAAAATGgacaaaatccacccaaaaattgaaagaaaacgGCTCAAAACTGtccaaaaacagcccaaaatgccaaaaatgacccaaaaatggccaaaattgacccaaaataGGCAAAATTCAaccccaaaatggaaaaaaaacggcccaaaaatggccaaaattaccccaaaatcacccacaAAATGgccaaaatcagccaaaattgacccaaaaatcgcgaaaatcaacccaaaattggccaaaattaccccaaaattgaccccaaaCCAACTgaaattgacccaaaaatggccaaaatgAACCTAAAATGGTCCCAAATTGACCAAAACACAgtcaaaaatgacccaaaaatggccaaaattaccccaaaatcgaccaaaaacagtaaaaaatggtcaaaattaccccaaaaaaagccaaaattgaCCCCAAAACGGCCAAAATCGACCAAAAATGGacaaaattgacccaaaatggtcgaaaacaacccaaaaatggCCTAATAGACCCAAAACCGGCCAAAAATGTCCAAAACgacccaaaaacacccaaaatgaccaaaatgaccccaaaaccacccaaaaatggccaaaatcatcccagaaatggaaaaattgacccaaaaaacGGCCAAAATCGACCCCAAAATGGCCGAAAATGgccaaaattaccccaaaatcgacccaaaatGGCCAAGAATGGCgaaaattgacccaaaatggccccaaattgACCCAAACTCAAGCGCAAGTACTGTGGAAGAACCTCAAGGTaaccaaaaacacccaaaaatgacaaaaatcgaccaaaaatggaaaaatttgaCCCAGAATCGACCCAAAATCGGCAAAATTCGacccaaaaatggaaaaaaacgGCACAAAAGTGGGAAAAAACGGCCCAAAAATGGCCAAGAACGACCAAAATTGACCAAAAATTGAccaaaaatggccaaaattgacccaaaaatgaccaaaatcaactcaaaatcaacccaaaattgacccaaaaatggcaaaaatcaCCCCAGAAATGGacaaaatttacccaaaaacGGTcaaaattgaccccaaaatggacaaaaaatgacccaaaatcaacccaaaaatggaaaaaaatgaccaaaaatgaccaaaaacgaccaaaattaccccaaaatcgacccaaaaatgttcaaaattgACCCGAAATTGgccaaaatcaacccaaaaacGGCCAAAATagacccaaaattgacccaaacTCAAGCGCAAGTACTGGTGGAAGAACCTCAAGGTAAACGAAAAACGgggaaaaacaacccaaaaatggggaaaattgaaccaaaaatggaaaaatttgacccaaaaatggaaaaaaaacgGCCCAAAAATGGCCAAGAATGGTCAAAAAACGGCCCCAAAATgcccaaaaatgacccaaaaatggccaaaattgACCTGAAAATGGCGAAGAAATGGCCAGAAACGACCAAAATCGaccaaaattgacccaaaaatgggtaaaaaccacccaaaaatggccaaaattaccccaaaatcgacccaaaaatggcaaaaattgacccaaaaatggCCATAAACGACCAAAATcgacccaaaaccaccccaaatcacCCAGAAATGACCAAAAACGGTCAAATTGACCCAAAACGGCCCAAACTCAAGCGCAAGTGCTGGTGGAAGAACCTCAAGGTAACCAAAATTGGTgaaaattgacccaaaaatggcaaaattgacacaaaaatggaaaaatttgacccaaaatcagcaaaattcgaccaaaaatggaaaaaaacgGCCCAAAAATGGCCAAGAACGaccaaaattgacccaaaaaagGCCAAAATAgacccaaaattaccccaaaaacggccaaaattaccccaaaataacccaaattaCCCCAAAACCGAGccaaaaatggccaaaatcatcccaaaaatggtaaaatggacccaaaaccaccaaaaatcgacccaaaaatggcaaaattgacacaaaaatggaaaaattcgacccaaaattggagaaaatcgacccaaaaatggaaaaaaacgGCCCAAAAATGACCAAGAACGACCGAAATTGACCCCAAAATGGCgaaaattgacccaaaatccGCGAAATTCGaccccaaaatggaaaaaaaacggcccaaaaatggccaaaattaccccaaaatcacccacaAAATGgccaaaatcagccaaaattgacccaaaaatcgcgaaaatcaacccaaaattggccaaattaccccaaaattgaccccaaaCCAACTgaaattgacccaaaaatggccaaaatgAACCTAAAATGGTCCCAAATTGACCAAAACACAgtcaaaaatgacccaaaaatggtcaaaattgccccaaaaaagccaaaattgaccccaaaacggccaaaatcgacccaaaaatggacaaaattgacccaaaacCGGCCAAAAATGTCCAAAAACgacccaaaaacacccaaaaatggccaaaatcatcccagaaatggaaaaaatggacccaaaattgacccaaaattgacccaaacTCAAGCGCAAGTGCTGGTGGAAGAACCTCAAGGTAAACGAAAATATCCAAAAATGACCAAAATTGAACCAAAATCGGCAAAATTCGACCCAAAAATGGTGAAAACCGAcccaaaaatggacaaaatccaccaaaaaatggaaaaaaactgcccaaaaatggcccaaaaaaggccaaaatcaacccaaaaatggCGAAAAAATGACCAGAAACGACCAAAATCGACCCAAAAATGGgtaaaaaccacccaaaatgGCCAAATTACtccaaaatggcaaaaaatgacccaaaatggccaaaatcaacccaaaatcaacccaaaattgacccaaaaaaggccaaaattgacccaaaatcagagaaatcgacccaaaaatggacaaaaattgcccccaaaattctcccaaaaaaaaagtaaaaaaatcccaataaaatccaaaaacattccccaaaaatccccaaaaaatcccaaaaaatccaaaaaaattctcaaaaaattccccaaaaattccctaaaaaatctccATAAATTCCCATAATctacccaaaaattccctaaaaatcccaaaaaatcccccaaaaattcccaaaaattctcaaaaaattccccaaaaattccctaaaaaatcccaaaacatctcaaaaaattcccaaaaaattcctaaaaaatccccaaaaaaatccaaaaaaattccccaaaaattccctaaaaaatctcaaaaaattcccattatatccccaaaattccccaaaaatctccaaaaatttctcaaaaaatctcaaaaaaatctcaaaaaaattccaaaaaaatccccaaaaatctccaaaaatattccagaaatatccccaaaaaataaaaaaaaaaatcccaaaaattcccaaaaattcccaaaaaatctcaaaaaattccaaaaaattccaaaaaataaaaaaaaaactcaaaaaattcccaaaaaattaaaaaaaaaaatcccaaaaaatcccaaaaattcccctaaaaatccaaataaaattccaaaaaaatccccaaaaaatctccaaaaaattccaaaaaaatcccaaaaaaatctcaaaaaatccccaaaaattccccaaaaaattcctaaaaaattcccaaaaaatcctgaaaaaaatcccaaaaattcctaaaaaatcccaaaaattccccaaaaaattcccaaaaattccaaaatatccccaaaaaattccctaaaaatcccaaaaaaatctcaaaaaatctccaaaaaaatctccaaaaaattccccaaaaattcccaaaaaaaatctccaaaaaattccctaaaattcccagaaaatcccaaaaaattccccaaaaaaatcccaaaatatccccaaaaattcccaaaaatccccaaaaaatcccccaaaaaatccaaataaaatttaaaaaatcccccaaaaatctccaaaaatccccaaaaaattccaaaaaaatccccaaaaaatcccaaaaattcccctaaaaattccaaataaaatccaaaaaaatcccccaaaaatctccaaaaaatctcaaaaaattcccaaaaaatcccaaaaaattccaaaaaaatcccaaaacttcccctaaaaattcccaaaaatccccaaaaaattcccaaaattccccaaaattcccaaaaatcccaaaaattccccaaattttccccaaaatctctgaaatttttccccattttccctttttcagatGATGATCATCCTGGGCGTGATCTGCGCCATCGttctcatcatcatcatcggTGAGCCCGTTAATTATGCAAATTAGATGCTAATTAGGGCCGGGATATGCAAATTCTGAcatgggagaaaaatatttcctgtagATATGCAAATTAGATGCAAATTCGGGTTGGGTTAAGCAAATCAGGAGGtcaaaaaaatctaatttaatgTTGATATGCAAATGAGATGCTAATTAGGATCagaatatggaaattaggacctgggaagaaaattgattttgtgTAGATATGCAAATGAGTTGCTGATTAGGGGCGGGATATGTAAATTAGGAGTTGGGAGaaattttgatttgtttcaaaattctaaaattgtttattaaaaatgaaaaaattcagtTAATGTAGATATGCAAATGAGGTGTTAATCAGGGACAGGATATGCAAATTAGGACATGGGAGAAGCCAATTAATTATTCTGGCTATGCAAATCAAGGGGTGGAGCCATCGATAAATTTGATAGATATGCAAATGAGAAGCAGGTTATGTTGTAAATATGCAAATGAGGTGTTAATTAGGGCTGTGATATGGAAATTAGTGTTTGGgagaaaattcaatttttgtaaaaatttttttcaataattatttcttaaaaattttaaaatctagttAATGTATGCATGCAAATGAGATGCTAATTAGGGCTGTGATATGCAAATTATGAGCTGGGATAAACCATTATTCTGGatatgcaaattttaaaaattttataaatgtaatatagtagataataaaaaatttagtagatgtaataaatataataaataatataataataaaataatataatgatatttaaataaatataataaatataaataataaatgaataaagAGTAATAAAGATTATGATTTAttataagaataaaaattt is part of the Catharus ustulatus isolate bCatUst1 chromosome 37, bCatUst1.pri.v2, whole genome shotgun sequence genome and encodes:
- the VAMP2 gene encoding vesicle-associated membrane protein 2; this encodes MSAPSAPAAPPPAAAEGGGAAAPPPNLTSNRRLQQTQAQVDEVVDIMRVNVDKVLERDQKLSELDDRADALQAGASQFETSAAKLKRKYWWKNLKMMIILGVICAIVLIIIIVYFST